One region of Culex pipiens pallens isolate TS chromosome 2, TS_CPP_V2, whole genome shotgun sequence genomic DNA includes:
- the LOC120421699 gene encoding retinol-binding protein pinta-like — MVNLAIRPVPEPLCKKARAELNEQPERIQEDIALLRQWIAKSPHLRSRIDDQFLVAFLRGCKYSLERAKEKLDMFYTVRTMSPELIRTRDPLDPKTREIIRMGVGVPLPLTDGPDAPRVLLIRPAAYDPPRTTIEEVIRVSTMANDIMMLEDDNFVIAGQVGILDLSNVTVNHFLQFTPSFVKKMTMMSQEASPLRQKGFHYINTPSGFEVVFNMFKNLMSEKNKSRLYVHGHDMESLYKHVPRRLLPMEYGGEAGPIQNIIDKWEQKIIAYRDYFLEEDQYGTDEKKRPGRPKNAQTLFGVEGSFRKLEVD; from the exons ATGGTCAACCTTGCCATACGTCCGGTTCCGGAGCCGCTCTGCAAGAAGGCTCGTGCTGAACTCAACGAACAACCCGAACGCATTCAGGAAGACATCGCACTTCTGCGACAATGGATTGCGAAGAGTCCCCACCTGCGATCGCGCATCGACGATCAGTTTTTGGTGGCGTTCTTGAGGGGTTGCAAGTACAGTCTGGAGCGGGCCAAGGAAAAGTTGGATATGTTTTACACGGTGAGGACCATGTCCCCGGAACTGATTCGAACTCGGGATCCGCTGGATCCCAAAACTCGCGAGATTATTAGGATGGGAGTTGGAGTTCCGTTGCCCTTGACGGATGGTCCTGATGCGCCACGAGTGCTGTTGATCCGTCCGGCAGCTTACGATCCCCCGAGGACCACCATCGAGGAAGTTATTCGAGTTAGCACTATGGCGAACGACATTATGATGCTCGAGGATGACAACTTTGTGATAGCCGGACAGGTTGGCATTCTGGATTTGTCGAACGTGACCGTGAACCACTTTCTCCAGTTTACACCTTCGTTCGTGAAGAAGATGACGATGATGAGCCAAGAGGCTTCTCCGTTGAGACAGAAGGGCTTTCATTACATCAATACTCCCAGCGGCTTTGAGGTGGTGTTCAACATGTTTAAGAACTTAATGAGCGAAAAGAACAAGTCCAGG CTTTACGTCCACGGCCACGACATGGAGTCCCTGTACAAACACGTACCTCGACGGCTTCTTCCGATGGAGTACGGTGGCGAAGCCGGTCCGATCCAGAACATTATTGACAAGTGGGAGCAGAAGATCATCGCCTACAGGGACTACTTCCTCGAAGAGGACCAGTACGGTACCGACGAGAAGAAGCGACCGGGTCGACCCAAGAACGCTCAGACGCTGTTTGGTGTTGAGGGATCGTTTCGGAAGCTCGAAGTGGACTAA